The following coding sequences lie in one Drosophila sulfurigaster albostrigata strain 15112-1811.04 chromosome 2R, ASM2355843v2, whole genome shotgun sequence genomic window:
- the LOC133836370 gene encoding pyridoxine/pyridoxamine 5'-phosphate oxidase isoform X1: MRLLQIVRKMSEAASIEQLSALRMKYHERKNAFLEQNIKVKDPFCVFRDWLSDALNTKEILEPNAAALATVDAEGKPSNRFVLVKEATAEGFTFFTNYGSRKADEIAANPNVAIAIYWMPLRRSVRIEGVAEKIPHAASLKYFHERPRASQIGAAASPQSQRIPSRSHLDEIECSIKAKLGPDGEVPLPNWGGYLVKPDLIEFWQGQTDRLHDRIRFRRGPNVESEIDGQLVHGGENGWVYERLAP; the protein is encoded by the exons A TGAGACTTCTGCAAATTGTGCGCAAGATGAGCGAGGCGGCTTCCATCGAACAACTTTCCG CGCTACGCATGAAATATCATGAACGTAAAAATGCGTTTCTCGAGCAAAACATCAAGGTTAAGGATCCGTTCTGTGTATTTCGTGACTGGTTAAGCGATGCTCTCAACACTAAGGAGATTCTGGAGCCTAACGCAGCCGCCTTGGCCACTGTGGATGCGGAGGGCAAGCCATCTAATCGATTTGTGCTGGTCAAGGAAGCCACTGCCGAGGGTTTCACCTTCTTCACAAACTACGGCAGTCGCAAGGCGGACGAGATTGCTGCCAATCCAAATGTTGCAATTGCCATTTATTGGATGCCATTGCGACGCAGCGTTCGTATTGAGGGCGTGGCCGAAAAGATACCACACGCTGCATCCCTCAAATACTTCCATGAACGCCCACGTGCCAGTCAAATTGGTGCTGCGGCCAGTCCACAAAGTCAACGCATTCCTTCACGCAGCCACCTTGACGAGATTGAGTGCAGCATCAAAGCCAAACTGGGGCCCGATGGTGAGGTGCCGCTGCCCAATTGGGGTGGCTATCTAGTGAAGCCGGATCTCATCGAGTTCTGGCAGGGACAAACAGATCGCTTGCACGATCGGATTCGCTTTCGACGTGGCCCCAACGTCGAGTCAGAGATCGATGGCCAGCTGGTTCATGGCGGTGAGAATGGTTGGGTCTATGAACGGCTAGCGCCTTAA
- the LOC133836370 gene encoding pyridoxine/pyridoxamine 5'-phosphate oxidase isoform X2: protein MSEAASIEQLSALRMKYHERKNAFLEQNIKVKDPFCVFRDWLSDALNTKEILEPNAAALATVDAEGKPSNRFVLVKEATAEGFTFFTNYGSRKADEIAANPNVAIAIYWMPLRRSVRIEGVAEKIPHAASLKYFHERPRASQIGAAASPQSQRIPSRSHLDEIECSIKAKLGPDGEVPLPNWGGYLVKPDLIEFWQGQTDRLHDRIRFRRGPNVESEIDGQLVHGGENGWVYERLAP, encoded by the exons ATGAGCGAGGCGGCTTCCATCGAACAACTTTCCG CGCTACGCATGAAATATCATGAACGTAAAAATGCGTTTCTCGAGCAAAACATCAAGGTTAAGGATCCGTTCTGTGTATTTCGTGACTGGTTAAGCGATGCTCTCAACACTAAGGAGATTCTGGAGCCTAACGCAGCCGCCTTGGCCACTGTGGATGCGGAGGGCAAGCCATCTAATCGATTTGTGCTGGTCAAGGAAGCCACTGCCGAGGGTTTCACCTTCTTCACAAACTACGGCAGTCGCAAGGCGGACGAGATTGCTGCCAATCCAAATGTTGCAATTGCCATTTATTGGATGCCATTGCGACGCAGCGTTCGTATTGAGGGCGTGGCCGAAAAGATACCACACGCTGCATCCCTCAAATACTTCCATGAACGCCCACGTGCCAGTCAAATTGGTGCTGCGGCCAGTCCACAAAGTCAACGCATTCCTTCACGCAGCCACCTTGACGAGATTGAGTGCAGCATCAAAGCCAAACTGGGGCCCGATGGTGAGGTGCCGCTGCCCAATTGGGGTGGCTATCTAGTGAAGCCGGATCTCATCGAGTTCTGGCAGGGACAAACAGATCGCTTGCACGATCGGATTCGCTTTCGACGTGGCCCCAACGTCGAGTCAGAGATCGATGGCCAGCTGGTTCATGGCGGTGAGAATGGTTGGGTCTATGAACGGCTAGCGCCTTAA
- the LOC133836367 gene encoding arrestin domain-containing protein 17 isoform X2: MPIECLISFDNNPQGVYYAGQELSGVVDLSVDATKRIKGIHVTVSGYAKIRWIKKGYPRDSERAMCRAYRSYLSSRSYVLGSCAGNSCIDWLAGEYSYTFHVILPDNLPTSFDGKYGQIHYEIITTIERSGRYPKVFKLPFTVIQPLDLNADAIYRVPLEILDRKRFWSFCCPTGPLTVKFSTPYCGYAPGQKIHFVLYINNESSIDITECEVKLKQEVSYESHDPQHEYRYDKHLIALKQFGNVLRWSRKVYRGYLDLPSIPPTSVKPTCPISVNYSIKIIVNPTEFHWKLKLKIPLTIGSIPIMDGPEALLRFNRQQQQHQVVSQNFQMSTQQTQRPDQQRLSTNNNNINNNQSTTTTAITATTLATQNALGEGATLPLSTSPHSSTTPTTAALRPLAMPAILVTSDSDNPPDYIPMMPPSYEDAMALSEKFSDDIEFLTNVSMSSIMSAQGDVTKTLYSESRTQFCFAVQQETVLATDEDANAQGRTSLPNYEKK, from the exons ATGCCCATTGAGTGCCTTATATCATTTGATAATAATCCACAAGGTGTCTACTATGCCGGACAGGAACTATCTGGCGTTGTTGATCTTAGCGTCGATGCGACCAAGCGCATTAAAG GCATTCATGTCACCGTCAGCGGGTATGCCAAGATACGCTGGATAAAAAAGGGATATCCGCGGGACAGCGAACGCGCCATGTGCCGTGCCTATCGATCGTATCTGTCATCGCGATCGTATGTGCTTGGCTCGTGTGCCGGCAACTCCTGCAtcgactggctggctggcgaGTACTCGTATACGTTTCATGTCATACTGCCAGATAATTTGCCCACATCCTTTGATGGCAAGTACGGTCAAATACACTACGAGATCATAACGACAATTGAACGATCGGGTCGCTATCCGAAAGTGTTCAAGCTGCCATTTACCGTGATACAACCGCTCGACCTGAATGCCGATGCCATCTATAGA gtgCCGTTAGAGATACTTGATCGTAAGCGATTCTGGAGCTTTTGCTGCCCAACAGGACCGCTGACGGTGAAGTTCTCAACTCCCTACTGCGGCTATGCACCCGGCCAAAAGATACACTTTGTGCTTTATATCAACAACGAGTCGTCGATTGACATAACCGAGTGCGAGGTGAAACTGAAGCAGGAGGTTAGCTATGAATCGCATGATCCGCAGCATGAGTATCGCTATGATAAGCATCTGATAGCTTTAAAACAGTTCGGCAATGTGTTACGCTGGTCAAGAAAGGTGTATCGAGGCTACTTGGATCTGCCCTCGATACCGCCGACCTCGGTGAAGCCGACATGTCCCATTAGCGTTAACTATTCGATTAAGATAATTGTGAATCCAACGGAGTTTCATTGGAAGCTGAAACTAAAAATTCCGCTGACCATTGGCAGCATTCCCATCATGGATGGACCCGAGGCTCTGCTGCGATTCaatcgccagcagcagcagcaccaagtAGTTagtcaaaattttcaaatgtcaACGCAGCAAACCCAACGGCCAGACCAGCAGCGCTTAAGtaccaataacaacaacatcaacaacaatcaatcaacaacaacaacagcaataaccgCAACAACACTGGCGACGCAAAACGCATTGGGTGAAGGTGCAACACTGCCGTTATCAACAAGTCCCCATTCAtcaacaacgccaacaactGCCGCCCTGAGGCCCTTGGCCATGCCAGCGATATTAGTGACCAGCGATAGCGATAATCCGCCAGACTATATACCCATGA TGCCGCCCTCGTATGAAGATGCCATGGCTCTGAGCGAGAAATTCAGCGATGATATCGAATTTTTGACAAATGTTAGCATGAGCAGCATTATGTCTGCTCAGGGCGATGTAACAA AGACGCTCTACAGTGAATCCAGAACGCAATTTTGCTTCGCAGTGCAGCAGGAAACGGTGTTGGCGACAGATGAAGATGCAAATGCCCAAGGAAGAACTAGTTTACCAAATTATGAAAAGAAATAA
- the LOC133836367 gene encoding arrestin domain-containing protein 17 isoform X3, whose protein sequence is MPIECLISFDNNPQGVYYAGQELSGVVDLSVDATKRIKGIHVTVSGYAKIRWIKKGYPRDSERAMCRAYRSYLSSRSYVLGSCAGNSCIDWLAGEYSYTFHVILPDNLPTSFDGKYGQIHYEIITTIERSGRYPKVFKLPFTVIQPLDLNADAIYRVPLEILDRKRFWSFCCPTGPLTVKFSTPYCGYAPGQKIHFVLYINNESSIDITECEVKLKQEVSYESHDPQHEYRYDKHLIALKQFGNVLRWSRKVYRGYLDLPSIPPTSVKPTCPISVNYSIKIIVNPTEFHWKLKLKIPLTIGSIPIMDGPEALLRFNRQQQQHQVVSQNFQMSTQQTQRPDQQRLSTNNNNINNNQSTTTTAITATTLATQNALGEGATLPLSTSPHSSTTPTTAALRPLAMPAILVTSDSDNPPDYIPMMPPSYEDAMALSEKFSDDIEFLTNVSMSSIMSAQGDVTSEREPFKPRYPVYYDYETPTIPPGSDDSTESDT, encoded by the exons ATGCCCATTGAGTGCCTTATATCATTTGATAATAATCCACAAGGTGTCTACTATGCCGGACAGGAACTATCTGGCGTTGTTGATCTTAGCGTCGATGCGACCAAGCGCATTAAAG GCATTCATGTCACCGTCAGCGGGTATGCCAAGATACGCTGGATAAAAAAGGGATATCCGCGGGACAGCGAACGCGCCATGTGCCGTGCCTATCGATCGTATCTGTCATCGCGATCGTATGTGCTTGGCTCGTGTGCCGGCAACTCCTGCAtcgactggctggctggcgaGTACTCGTATACGTTTCATGTCATACTGCCAGATAATTTGCCCACATCCTTTGATGGCAAGTACGGTCAAATACACTACGAGATCATAACGACAATTGAACGATCGGGTCGCTATCCGAAAGTGTTCAAGCTGCCATTTACCGTGATACAACCGCTCGACCTGAATGCCGATGCCATCTATAGA gtgCCGTTAGAGATACTTGATCGTAAGCGATTCTGGAGCTTTTGCTGCCCAACAGGACCGCTGACGGTGAAGTTCTCAACTCCCTACTGCGGCTATGCACCCGGCCAAAAGATACACTTTGTGCTTTATATCAACAACGAGTCGTCGATTGACATAACCGAGTGCGAGGTGAAACTGAAGCAGGAGGTTAGCTATGAATCGCATGATCCGCAGCATGAGTATCGCTATGATAAGCATCTGATAGCTTTAAAACAGTTCGGCAATGTGTTACGCTGGTCAAGAAAGGTGTATCGAGGCTACTTGGATCTGCCCTCGATACCGCCGACCTCGGTGAAGCCGACATGTCCCATTAGCGTTAACTATTCGATTAAGATAATTGTGAATCCAACGGAGTTTCATTGGAAGCTGAAACTAAAAATTCCGCTGACCATTGGCAGCATTCCCATCATGGATGGACCCGAGGCTCTGCTGCGATTCaatcgccagcagcagcagcaccaagtAGTTagtcaaaattttcaaatgtcaACGCAGCAAACCCAACGGCCAGACCAGCAGCGCTTAAGtaccaataacaacaacatcaacaacaatcaatcaacaacaacaacagcaataaccgCAACAACACTGGCGACGCAAAACGCATTGGGTGAAGGTGCAACACTGCCGTTATCAACAAGTCCCCATTCAtcaacaacgccaacaactGCCGCCCTGAGGCCCTTGGCCATGCCAGCGATATTAGTGACCAGCGATAGCGATAATCCGCCAGACTATATACCCATGA TGCCGCCCTCGTATGAAGATGCCATGGCTCTGAGCGAGAAATTCAGCGATGATATCGAATTTTTGACAAATGTTAGCATGAGCAGCATTATGTCTGCTCAGGGCGATGTAACAAGTGAGCGTGAGCCCTTTAAACCGCGTTACCCGGTCTATTACGATTATGAGACACCGACCATACCGCCCGGTAGTGATGATTCCACTGAATCCGACACATAA
- the LOC133836367 gene encoding arrestin domain-containing protein 17 isoform X1, translating into MPIECLISFDNNPQGVYYAGQELSGVVDLSVDATKRIKGIHVTVSGYAKIRWIKKGYPRDSERAMCRAYRSYLSSRSYVLGSCAGNSCIDWLAGEYSYTFHVILPDNLPTSFDGKYGQIHYEIITTIERSGRYPKVFKLPFTVIQPLDLNADAIYRVPLEILDRKRFWSFCCPTGPLTVKFSTPYCGYAPGQKIHFVLYINNESSIDITECEVKLKQEVSYESHDPQHEYRYDKHLIALKQFGNVLRWSRKVYRGYLDLPSIPPTSVKPTCPISVNYSIKIIVNPTEFHWKLKLKIPLTIGSIPIMDGPEALLRFNRQQQQHQVVSQNFQMSTQQTQRPDQQRLSTNNNNINNNQSTTTTAITATTLATQNALGEGATLPLSTSPHSSTTPTTAALRPLAMPAILVTSDSDNPPDYIPMMPPSYEDAMALSEKFSDDIEFLTNVSMSSIMSAQGDVTSEREPFKPRYPVYYDYETPTIPPETLYSESRTQFCFAVQQETVLATDEDANAQGRTSLPNYEKK; encoded by the exons ATGCCCATTGAGTGCCTTATATCATTTGATAATAATCCACAAGGTGTCTACTATGCCGGACAGGAACTATCTGGCGTTGTTGATCTTAGCGTCGATGCGACCAAGCGCATTAAAG GCATTCATGTCACCGTCAGCGGGTATGCCAAGATACGCTGGATAAAAAAGGGATATCCGCGGGACAGCGAACGCGCCATGTGCCGTGCCTATCGATCGTATCTGTCATCGCGATCGTATGTGCTTGGCTCGTGTGCCGGCAACTCCTGCAtcgactggctggctggcgaGTACTCGTATACGTTTCATGTCATACTGCCAGATAATTTGCCCACATCCTTTGATGGCAAGTACGGTCAAATACACTACGAGATCATAACGACAATTGAACGATCGGGTCGCTATCCGAAAGTGTTCAAGCTGCCATTTACCGTGATACAACCGCTCGACCTGAATGCCGATGCCATCTATAGA gtgCCGTTAGAGATACTTGATCGTAAGCGATTCTGGAGCTTTTGCTGCCCAACAGGACCGCTGACGGTGAAGTTCTCAACTCCCTACTGCGGCTATGCACCCGGCCAAAAGATACACTTTGTGCTTTATATCAACAACGAGTCGTCGATTGACATAACCGAGTGCGAGGTGAAACTGAAGCAGGAGGTTAGCTATGAATCGCATGATCCGCAGCATGAGTATCGCTATGATAAGCATCTGATAGCTTTAAAACAGTTCGGCAATGTGTTACGCTGGTCAAGAAAGGTGTATCGAGGCTACTTGGATCTGCCCTCGATACCGCCGACCTCGGTGAAGCCGACATGTCCCATTAGCGTTAACTATTCGATTAAGATAATTGTGAATCCAACGGAGTTTCATTGGAAGCTGAAACTAAAAATTCCGCTGACCATTGGCAGCATTCCCATCATGGATGGACCCGAGGCTCTGCTGCGATTCaatcgccagcagcagcagcaccaagtAGTTagtcaaaattttcaaatgtcaACGCAGCAAACCCAACGGCCAGACCAGCAGCGCTTAAGtaccaataacaacaacatcaacaacaatcaatcaacaacaacaacagcaataaccgCAACAACACTGGCGACGCAAAACGCATTGGGTGAAGGTGCAACACTGCCGTTATCAACAAGTCCCCATTCAtcaacaacgccaacaactGCCGCCCTGAGGCCCTTGGCCATGCCAGCGATATTAGTGACCAGCGATAGCGATAATCCGCCAGACTATATACCCATGA TGCCGCCCTCGTATGAAGATGCCATGGCTCTGAGCGAGAAATTCAGCGATGATATCGAATTTTTGACAAATGTTAGCATGAGCAGCATTATGTCTGCTCAGGGCGATGTAACAAGTGAGCGTGAGCCCTTTAAACCGCGTTACCCGGTCTATTACGATTATGAGACACCGACCATACCGCCCG AGACGCTCTACAGTGAATCCAGAACGCAATTTTGCTTCGCAGTGCAGCAGGAAACGGTGTTGGCGACAGATGAAGATGCAAATGCCCAAGGAAGAACTAGTTTACCAAATTATGAAAAGAAATAA
- the LOC133836368 gene encoding uncharacterized protein LOC133836368 codes for MPVKCHFNLSRSSAVYYAGEQISGTLMLTIIKKPLNVEGIHITLLGISTTSWHETDKCLPQIEHNDSTGPAEPPQLYFGATKTHIEQTQELAKSLILPPGSLQLGSFTFQLPNEVPGSCRLPHGSISYSLQLTLERRSKQAKRFQHRLVVRNRIEFLEPRPATTESSTLCLSLPRSVFVPGQRVAYQLETSTSSSQLLTRLCQCIRYESHQPVAKFKKVVRILDESSSLEDALHLPLTALIMSQRSGDLIEITYYVETLGSCSEPLRLPLFVGTVAPPVDTHISLSSLGFVNFALSENEVLLSSINQLLPHSYSRELVPSSSGKYNEQLKLLRRQKKQSYVRIALRYFYKRLLPAN; via the exons ATGCCTGTCAAATGCCACTTCAATTTGTCGCGTTCATCAGCAGTTTATTACGCTGGCGAACAAATTTCAGGCACATTGATGCTGACAATTATCAAGAAGCCGTTGAACGTTGAAG GCATCCATATCACATTGCTGGGCATCAGTACAACCAGCTGGCATGAGACAGACAAATGTTTGCCACAAATAGAGCACAATGATAGCACTGGACCCGCAGAGCCCCCTCAGCTTTATTTTGGCGCCACTAAGACACACATTGAGCAGACACAGGAGCTAGCCAAGTCATTGATCTTGCCACCAGGCAGCCTGCAACTGGGCAGCTTTACATTCCAGTTGCCCAACGAAGTTCCAGGCAGTTGTCGCTTACCCCATGGTTCAATCAGCTATTCGCTCCAGTTGACTCTCGAGCGGCGTAGCAAACAAGCCAAACGCTTCCAGCATCGATTAGTGGTCAGAAACCGCATTGAATTTCTTGAACCGAGACCTGCGACAACAGAATCCTCAACTTTGTGCCTTAGCTTACCACGAAGCGTATTTGTTCCAGGCCAGCGAGTTGCCTATCAGCTGGAGACATCCACTTCAAGTTCTCAGTTACTGACACGTCTCTGTCAATGCATCAGATATGAGAGCCATCAACCAGTGGCCAAGTTCAAGAAGGTGGTGCGTATACTCGATGAGAGTTCTTCTTTGGAGGATGCACTGCATCTACCTCTCACTGCGCTCATAATGAGCCAAAGGTCTGGGGATCTCATTGAGATCACGTACTATGTGGAAACTTTAGGCAGCTGCAGCGAACCTCTGCGATTGCCCCTATTCGTGGGAACTGTGGCGCCACCTGTCGACACTCACATAAGTTTGTCTTCTCTTGGCTTTGTAAACTTTG ctcTCTCAGAAAACGAAGTGCTGCtttcatcaatcaatcaactgTTGCCCCACAGTTATTCCAGGGAACTCGTCCCCTCAAGCTCTGGCAAATACAATGAGCAGCTGAAATTGCTGAGGCGCCAAAAGAAACAATCGTACGTGCGGATAGCTCTACGATATTTCTATAAGCGTTTGCTACCCGCTAATTAA
- the LOC133838743 gene encoding arrestin domain-containing protein 3 has translation MPTTCVFQLDRLNPIYNSGEYISGRILLRTDKVKRVNAVYVTLEGEAKVQWSMSGKSETSNYSGHQQYLHTRTNVFDNSLFRAGVHVYVLTLRIPPDCPSTCKGPYGYIAYNISLTIDKPWGFDEVFRKPINVVQTLDLNYNSEFALPVKDENIKYLCHWPCISGPISSSLALPASGFTPLQDVPFCVEIDNQSPHYDIIGLEVSIKQHFVFLSRKPVKRNFYTKTLCKELLTDRTLRLSKRIYESSICVPMDTPRSTLNPNYIVFLHYTLQVKLKTGYFHYDTDLSVPIVIGTTPLQQLQAVIRTHQPARRTPTPERQRLIERVQPRPATVAEEPAQEAETAVDETHQVLEDDEPPSYDSCLPPSFSFATLGGSQQTLASQPSGQQRIHLPKFPGFSTFIGTAPAHGLGVEDSGIDIHHYRSYGSLDTDHTGRSLDTFGSLCGPLSEQGEVEEEAEAGEQLRVLDVMAQVHELAPLQPQDEHQF, from the exons ATGCCCACCACCTGTGTTTTCCAGCTGGATCGCCTCAATCCCATTTACAACAGCGGCGAGTACATCAGTGGCCGAATATTGCTGCGCACGGACAAGGTGAAGCGTGTGAATG CTGTCTACGTAACGCTCGAGGGTGAGGCCAAGGTGCAATGGTCGATGAGTGGCAAAAGCGAGACATCGAACTATTCGGGACACCAGCAATATCTACACACGCGAACCAACGTCTTTGACAACTCACTTTTCCGTGCGGGCGTTCACGTTTATGTGCTGACGTTGCGCATTCCCCCCGACTGTCCCAGCACCTGTAAGGGACCGTATGGTTATATTGCCTACAACATCTCGCTGACCATCGACAAGCCCTGGGGCTTTGATGAGGTCTTTCGAAAGCCCATCAATGTCGTtcaaacactggatctcaatTACAACTCAGAGTTTGCG CTGCCTGTTAAGGACGAAAACATCAAGTACCTCTGCCATTGGCCATGTATCTCAGGTCCAATAAGTTCCAGCTTGGCTTTGCCAGCTTCTGGATTTACTCCACTGCAGGATGTGCCTTTCTGTGTGGAGATCGACAACCAGTCACCACACTATGACATCATTGGCCTAGAGGTATCCATAAAGCAGCACTTTGTGTTCCTCTCACGCAAGCCGGTGAAAAGGAATTTCTATACGAAGACACTCTGCAAGGAACTCTTAACAGATCGAACCTTGAGGTTGTCGAAGCGCATCTACGAGTCGAGCATTTGTGTGCCCATGGATACGCCGCGCTCCACTCTCAATCCGAATTACATTGTGTTTCTGCATTACACGCTGCAGGTTAAACTGAAAACGGGCTACTTTCACTATGACACGGATCTATCTGTTCCAATTGTCATCGGCACGACGCCTCTGCAGCAACTACAGGCTGTTATCCGAACACATCAGCCGGCGAGACGGACTCCTACGCCGGAACGACAGCGCCTTATTGAGAGAGTGCAGCCCCGGCCAGCGACAGTGGCCGAGGAGCCGGCACAGGAGGCGGAAACGGCAGTAGATGAAACACATCAAGTGCTGGAAGATGATGAGCCTCCCTCGTACGACAGTTGTT TGCCGCCTTCGTTTAGCTTCGCCACCTTGGGTGGCAGCCAGCAGACACTGGCGAGTCAACCCTCTGGACAGCAACGCATCCATTTGCCAAAGTTTCCGGGATTCAGCACATTTATTGGCACTGCGCCTGCTCATGGCTTGGGTGTGGAGGATTCCGGCATCGATATACATCACTATCGTTCCTATGGATCACTGGACACCGATCACACTGGTCGGAGTCTGGATACATTTGGCTCACTCTGCGGTCCTTTGTCCGAGCAAGGCGAAGTTGAGGAGGAGGCTGAGGCAGGGGAACAACTAAGGGTGCTCGATGTTATGGCTCAGGTGCATGAATTGGCTCCTCTTCAGCCACAGGATGAGCATCAATTCTAA
- the LOC133838381 gene encoding arrestin domain-containing protein 17, with protein sequence MSQLYDIQLERPSGVYYAGETVNGHIYLTLPERALIKAIALESNGFANSSWLKPQKQKASKKQQVAKPPLAFEKRADYFAKVDYFVGSEHALPQIIDAGTYRYDFSVQLPVNCPSSYEGTHGHIRYTLQLMLYRSTDQPAEMAVMRTLQVLQRCDSSPGQLTSPCEVQSMEQTSKLKFWQRPLQLQLDIPRSGYEPGACISVHVKLDNPQQLKLKTLTYKLNLVSTYMGQHQSRPKRTEFKVERRYLVSTSHQLNAVPRHELLSFQHLQTLQVPQTPATLSADVCACLQLSYEVEVLVQTTSPERSILAQIPLIVTNPTPLQDCQVQQPMARLPFDPIGKGASSSPNQTPEHNSIAMTAPNLSQSMISLTSNFREAEFMVATNLNKKDKHAMSGENIDFRPRYLYYEMEHAETEKVL encoded by the exons ATGAGTCAACTCTACGACATCCAACTGGAGAGGCCCAGTGGGGTATACTATGCTGGTGAGACGGTCAATGGCCACATCTACTTAACACTACCGGAGCGTGCTCTAATAAAAG CAATTGCCCTGGAATCAAATGGTTTTGCAAACAGTTCTTGGCTGAAgccgcaaaagcaaaaagcttCAAAGAAACAACAAGTGGCCAAGCCGCCCTTGGCCTTTGAGAAACGTGCCGATTACTTCGCCAAAGTCGATTACTTTGTTGGATCGGAGCACGCTCTTCCGCAAATTATCGATGCAGGCACCTACAGATACGACTTCAGTGTGCAGTTGCCAGTGAATTGTCCCAGTAGCTATGAGGGAACTCATGGCCACATTCGCTACACTCTGCAGCTGATGTTGTACCGCTCAACGGATCAGCCAGCTGAGATGGCTGTGATGCGCACACTGCAGGTGTTGCAACGTTGCGATTCATCGCCTGGCCAGCTGACCAGTCCCTGCGAGGTTCAGAGTATGGAACAGACTTCAAAGCTCAAGTTCTGGCAGCgaccgctgcagctgcaattggATATTCCCAGATCGGGCTATGAGCCCGGAGCATGCATCTCAGTGCACGTAAAACTAGATAATCCACAACAGCTAAAGTTGAAAACGCTGACCTATAAACTGAACCTGGTCAGCACCTACATGGGTCAACACCAAAGCAGACCCAAGCGTACGGAGTTTAAAGTGGAGCGTCGCTATTTGGTCAGCACCAGTCATCAGTTGAACGCAGTCCCACGCCACGAGCTGCTCAGCTTTCAGCATTTGCAGACGTTGCAAGTGCCACAGACACCTGCCACACTGAGTGCAGACGTTTGTGCTTGTCTTCAGCTTAGCTACGAAGTGGAAGTCTTAGTGCAGACCACATCACCAGAACGTTCTATCTTGGCCCAAATCCCATTAATAGTGACGAATCCGACACCCCTGCAGGATTGCCAAGTGCAACAACCCATGGCTCGCTTACCTTTCGATCCGATTGGCAAGGGCGCGTCCAGTTCACCTAATCAGACACCTGAACACAACTCTATCGCGATGACAGCGCCGAATCTAAGCCAGTCGATGATCTCATTAA CTTCCAACTTCCGTGAGGCTGAGTTCATGGTGGCCACTAATCTAAACAAGAAGGACAAGCACGCCATGTCTGGGGAGAACATAGATTTTAGACCGCGTTATTTATACTATGAAATGGAGCATGCCGAAACCGAAAAGGTGTTGTAA